One genomic window of Daphnia pulex isolate KAP4 chromosome 10, ASM2113471v1 includes the following:
- the LOC124204736 gene encoding uncharacterized protein LOC124204736 produces the protein MGASLKASSYYTAAVSSLVALWLILIVIAPTAEGSISCYTCSSRNGTDMSCEDPFHPAMSDYKIGCMVPKEGHVGKFPANFCVKVVGTVYGTREKLVIRTCTLENMENQCGEFKYEHESLAGCILTCQSDGCNAATKNLMLPSFATASSFFLIYSAITLLVNASPSASV, from the exons ATGGGTGCGTCTCTCAAGGCCAGCAGCTACTACACCGCAGCAGTGTCGTCCTTGGTGGCCTTATGGCTGATCCTGATCGTTATCGCCCCAACAG CCGAGGGGAGCATCAGTTGCTACACGTGCTCATCTCGCAATGGCACCGACATGAGCTGCGAAGATCCTTTCCATCCGGCCATGTCCGATTACAAAATCGGTTGCATGGTGCCCAAAGAAGGTCACGTGGGCAAATTTCCGGCCAATTTCTGCGTTAAAGTTGTCGGCACAGTCT ATGGCACCAGGGAGAAGCTAGTCATCCGAACCTGTACCCTGGAAAac atGGAGAACCAGTGCGGAGAATTCAAATACGAACACGAAAGTCTGGCCGGATGCATTCTGACTTGCCAGAGCGACGGATGCAATGCGGCAACCAAAAACCTGATGCTGCCCAGTTTCGCCACCGCTTCCTCATTCTTCCTCATCTACAGCGCAATAACTCTACTAGTCAACGCGTCACCATCAGCATCAGTCTGA
- the LOC124204731 gene encoding WASH complex subunit 4-like produces the protein MVGMNGNSTVSNHEYGRYAAEKVAKEYVAREYSEFMVKCGSDLEAVCQIHENLSKENVSQTVSLDLVPSEDISLVDLVHSDHEELRKVVLALGHLVSEMDFLVEEGRSFYYPLLYYGEGVDEKALQSGEGHACAGRMVETLQKLLSYVNYCYKVIKNMVGQLSRLYCSSDAGPKYFEIGETHFKIIFERMGCVLSILVNLDSIINRNNLLREHVAQLQHVVRSIQHNASNFDTTPEDLRLLDLSLDEITEKTLSGTLFLRCMNQSFPTSNNKVLLDEISANVKGFLEELSFRLDKEGERDNYENMQKFLSIVCLFVLHAHIGLKVDNRQLKTILDVAKNSIMAVPLVGSCLWFPDQFLSLYLPRGDRAVDSKMLESVGSARFQYVRQRSQQLAKDLQMWNTKIVLWLSRLSGQHVNSQEELTNQCCLVLQGLRYVAKLSGVVRLILNLHLAIQPVISKGTVMAAFQTFELIKTLQKAIEKQLTDYPQAWMHLQQQLRRSVSDVVQLAAKRLAGEKSSKKRPRKTVSAALALAQRVLKGPCTSSRVSTARISLAIACTAFQDEELSLLAHRLQKMELLSVGIRHRLSYLADCEVFYWHKSLLNTYLPEARERRFESSRIGQTLMAVMDCESALASVKHLANPRQLVEGHQKFIRRALDVHILEPLCASVETELRIQSHAHLHPTPRNPFKESPCLSALGDLPLGRHEQLSVPHRVEHYLGQTFYNLAALASHDWRKYGQMRLLAGLAFNLKPLPDRLPSQTLEQGLDVLEIMRNIHLFVARFGYNLNNQFFVEQSSTSKHLSTIGIKHAANSIRTHGSGVVNTAVNFTYQFLRKKFFVFSQFLYDEHIKSRLMKDARYLRELSQGKDSALRYPYERAEKFHRGIRKLGLNSIGLSYLDQFRILITHLGNALGYVRMLRSGSIHCSAESCAPVPDLAELVYLNETGLDHQLGSSASSLKNHNDTMDMADGLFESLAKSNPALSSLSELSSKALDKVLDDLAQNLSESSDYFKLLVDVFRPFFRDPRHSHLRHFYVIVPPLTVNYVEHIVTCKEKLMKKNKQETCTFTDDGLAMGLAYCLSVLDQWKDFDALQWFSSVREFFERERKMAGLQSQASQDTLSLTLHRLETYRQEFDLLFYNLNSARIFFRHERPVIPASSI, from the exons atggtaGGGATGAATGGGAACTCGACAGTTTCCAACCACGAGTATGGGAGATATGCCGCAGAAA agGTGGCCAAAGAATATGTTGCAAGAGAATATAGCGAGTTCATGGTCAAGTGTGGCTCGGATCTGGAAGCTGTGTGTCAAATTCACGAAAATTTGAGCAAGGAAAATGTCAGTCAGACAGTCAGTCTGGATTTAGTTCCCAGCGAAGACATCTCCCTAGTCGACCTTGTCCACTCTGATCACGAAGAGCTGAGAAAAGTCGTCCTGGCTTTGGGGCATTTAGTCAGCGAGATGGACTTTCTGGTTGAAGAGGGGAGGTCCTTCTATTACCCTCTCCTCTATTACGGTGAGGGTGTGGACGAGAAAGCTCTGCAGTCTGGAGAGGGCCATGCATGTGCCGGTAGAATGGTCGAAACATTGCAAAAGTTGTTGAGCTACGTCAACTATTGCTACAAAGTGATCAAAAACATGGTGGGCCAGCTTTCAAGATTGTACTGCAGCTCAGACGCTGGACCAAAATACTTTGAGATTGGCGAAAcccatttcaaaatcattttcgaaaGAATGGGATGTGTGCTG TCAATCCTTGTGAATTTGGATTCCATCATTAACCGAAACAACTTGCTGAGGGAACATGTTGCTCAGCTGCAGCATGTAGTTCGATCCATTCAACACAACGCCTCCAATTTCGACACGACGCCGGAAGATTTGCGGCTGCTGGACTTGTCGCTCGACGAAATCACCGAGAAAACTCTTTCGGGCACGCTCTTCCTCCGATGCATGAACCAGAGTTTccccaccagcaacaacaaagtcTTGCTGGACGAGATTTCAGCCAACGTCAAGGGCTTCCTCGAAGAATTATCGTTCCGTCTGGACAAGGAAGGCGAGCGGGACAATTACGAGAACATGCAAAAGTTCCTCAGCATCGTCTGCCTGTTTGTCCTGCACGCTCACATTGGCCTGAAAGTGGACAACCGCCAGCTCAAGACCATCCTGGATGTCGCCAAAAATTCCATCATGGCCGTCCCTCTGGTCGGGTCGTGTCTGTGGTTCCCTGACCAATTCTTGTCGCTCTATCTACCCCGTGGAGACCGGGCCGTCGATAGCAAAATGCTGGAAAGTGTCGGCTCTGCCCGGTTCCAGTACGTCCGCCAGCGTTCCCAGCAGCTGGCCAAAGACCTTCAAATGTGGAACACGAAAATCGTCCTCTGGCTGTCGAGGCTGAGCGGCCAGCACGTCAACAGTCAAGAAGAATTGACCAATCAGTGCTGTTTGGTCCTGCAGGGACTTCGCTACGTGGCCAAACTGAGCGGCGTCGTCCGTCTGATATTGAACCTCCACTTGGCCATCCAGCCAGTCATTTCCAAAGGCACAGTCATGGCCGCCTTTCAGACGTTTGAGCTCATCAAGACCTTGCAAAAGGCCATCGAGAAACAGCTGACGGATTACCCTCAAGCCTGGATGCACCTGCAACAGCAGCTCCGTCGTTCCGTCTCCGACGTAGTCCAGTTGGCCGCCAAGCGATTAGCCGGCGAGAAGAGCAGCAAGAAACGTCCCCGGAAGACGGTCAGCGCGGCTCTGGCGTTGGCCCAGCGAGTCCTGAAAGGTCCCTGCACATCATCCCGTGTTTCGACGGCCAGGATTTCGCTGGCCATAGCCTGCACCGCCTTCCAGGACGAAGAATTGTCCTTGCTGGCCCATCGCCTCCAGAAGATGGAGCTGCTTTCCGTTGGCATACGCCACCGCTTGAGTTACCTGGCCGATTGCGAAGTCTTTTACTGGCACAAATCTCTCCTCAACACTTACCTGCCGGAAGCCCGTGAAAGACGCTTCGAATCGTCCCGGATTGGACAGACTCTGATGGCCGTCATGGACTGTGAATCGGCTCTGGCCAGCGTCAAGCATCTGGCCAATCCTCGACAGCTGGTGGAAGGCCATCAGAAATTCATCCGCCGAGCCCTGGACGTCCATATTTTGGAGCCCCTGTGCGCCTCGGTCGAGACGGAATTACGGATCCAGTCGCACGCCCATCTCCACCCGACGCCCCGCAACCCGTTCAAAGAGTCGCCTTGTTTGAGCGCCCTGGGCGACTTGCCCCTGGGCCGGCACGAGCAGCTGAGCGTTCCCCACCGGGTGGAACACTATCTCGGCCAGACGTTCTACAATCTGGCCGCTTTGGCCTCTCACGATTGGCGCAAGTACGGCCAGATGAGACTCTTGGCCGGATTGGCTTTCAACCTGAAGCCGCTGCCCGACCGGCTGCCCAGCCAGACCCTGGAGCAAGGGCTCGACGTCCTGGAAATCATGCGCAACATTCACCTGTTTGTGGCCCGTTTCGGCTACAATCTCAACAACCAGTTCTTTGTCGAGCAGTCGAGCACCAGCAAACACTTGAGCACGATCGGCATCAAACACGCGGCCAATTCCATCAGGACCCACGGGTCCGGCGTCGTCAACACGGCCGTCAATTTCACCTACCAGTTTCTCCGCAAAAagtttttcgtcttttctca GTTCCTGTACGACGAGCACATCAAGTCGCGGCTGATGAAAGATGCTCGTTATTTGCGCGAGCTGAGCCAAGGCAAAGATTCGGCACTCCGATATCCGTACGAGCGCGCCGAGAAGTTCCATCGGGGCATCCGCAAATTGGGACTCAATTCCATCGGATTGAGTTATCTGGACCAATTCCGCATACTCATTACCCATCTCGGAAACGCTTTGGGCTACGTCAGGATGTTGAGAAGTGGATCCATCCATTGCAGTGCCGAATCCTGTG ctCCGGTTCCGGATTTGGCGGAATTGGTTTATCTCAATGAAACTGGACTGGATCATCAACTGGGCAGCAGTGCCAGTAGCCTTAAAAACCACAACGATACGATGGACATGGCCGATGGATTATTCGAATCCTTAGCTAAATCTAATCCGGCTCTCTCTAGCCTATCCGAACTGTCCAGCAAAGCCCTGGACAAGGTGCTGGACGATCTGGCTCAGAATCTATCCGAGAGTTCCGACTATTTCAAACTGCTGGTGGACGTCTTCCGGCCGTTTTTCCGCGATCCTCGCCACTCTCACTTGCGCCATTTTTACGTCATCGTTCCGCCGCTGACGGTCAACTACGTCGAACACATCGTCACCTGCAAGGAGAAGctgatgaagaagaacaagcAGGAAACGTGCACCTTCACCGACGACGGACTGGCCATGGGATTGGCTTACTGCCTCTCCGTTCTGGACCAGTGGAAGGATTTCGACGCCCTGCAGTGGTTCTCATCCGTCAGGGAATTTTTCGAGCGCGAAAGGAAAATGGCCGGACTCCAATCGCAGGCCAGTCAGGACACGCTGAGTCTGACCCTCCACCGATTAGAAACTTATCGACAG gaatttgatttgttattcTACAACTTGAACAGCGCCAGGATCTTTTTCCGCCACGAACGGCCCGTTATTCCAGCATCTTCCATCTAG
- the LOC124204738 gene encoding protein Wnt-2b-A-like, with amino-acid sequence MRCHWISSVLFLAVITIPQFASSTWWFLSKFQLGTAANPRMYCDHIPGMERKQRRLCQKHPDHMVQVGEGAATGIKECQFQFRQHRWNCSTIDRDATVFGKSLVKSGSREAAFVYAISSAGVVHSISRACNRGDLLNCACDKTRLGKHHDQQGEFAWGGCSTNVRYGSNFARQFIDARERKMRDSRALMNLHNNRVGRKALHKLMRHQCKCHGVSGACNVRTCWTTLPEFREVGAYLKEKYDASLEVSSDPSGTTLITADHLNDNRKSLKTNPPQVHDLVYLEHSSDYCSFDPLTGSIGTAGRPCNKTSKGIDGCDLLCCGRGYDTRRVLVSTPCNCTFKWCCSVECKTCTQWKDEHFCKPLQSFELNKFNATKQQQQNQKK; translated from the exons ATGCGCTGTCACTGGATCAGCAGTGTCTTATTCCTGGCCGTCATCACCATTCCACAATTCGCTTCGTCCACTTGGTG GTTTTTGAGCAAATTTCAACTGGGCACGGCGGCTAATCCGCGGATGTATTGCGATCACATTCCGGGCATGGAGCGGAAGCAGAGACGACTCTGCCAGAAGCATCCGGATCACATGGTCCAGGTTGGCGAGGGAGCCGCCACCGGAATCAAAGAGTGCCAATTCCAATTCCGCCAGCACCGATGGAATTGCTCCACCATCGACAGGGACGCCACCGTCTTTGGCAAATCCCTGGTCAAAT CCGGAAGTCGAGAAGCGGCTTTTGTGTACGCCATCAGCTCGGCCGGCGTGGTCCATTCGATCTCTCGGGCCTGCAACCGCGGCGACCTATTGAACTGCGCCTGCGACAAGACAAGACTGGGCAAGCACCACGACCAGCAAGGCGAATTCGCTTGGGGCGGATGCTCCACCAACGTCCGCTACGGAAGCAATTTCGCCCGTCAGTTCATCGATGCCCGCGAGCGCAAGATGAGAGACTCAAGGGCCTTGATGAACCTCCACAACAACCGAGTCGGTCGAaag GCTCTTCACAAATTGATGAGGCATCAATGCAAATGCCACGGAGTGTCGGGCGCCTGCAACGTCCGCACTTGCTGGACGACACTTCCGGAATTCCGCGAAGTCGGCGCTTACCTGAAGGAGAAATACGACGCCTCGCTGGAGGTCAGTTCCGACCCGTCGGGCACGACCCTCATCACGGCCGACCATCTCAACGACAACCGCAAGAGTCTCAAGACCAATCCGCCGCAAGTTCACGATCTCGTCTACCTGGAACACTCGTCCGATTACTGCTCCTTTGATCCCCTCACTG gttCGATCGGGACGGCCGGAAGACCGTGTAATAAAACCTCGAAAGGTATCGACGGATGCGATTTGCTGTGCTGCGGACGCGGTTACGACACGAGGCGAGTGCTGGTGTCGACGCCGTGCAATTGCACGTTCAAGTGGTGCTGCTCGGTCGAGTGCAAGACGTGCACCCAGTGGAAGGACGAGCACTTTTGCAAGCCGCTGCAGTCGTTCGAACTCAACAAATTCAACGccaccaaacagcagcagcagaatcaGAAGAAATGA
- the LOC124204737 gene encoding uncharacterized protein LOC124204737 — translation MAKLEFLLIHLSLCLLFSVWQTSAALSLEDQVKRLTENYVSLYEVVATKNVQLETKVMALETKVAALEAKNVELETKVQYHDILVEKFARLEIALQRQTTSQLSVKNSLPRTCREARAADPSLNSGMYWIDPDGQGVGDAPIYVYCDMAKGSTAIPHDSESPMDVGHCADPGCYSRTISYNASSRQITALAQLSTECHQSIKYNCNFAPLELNTITYAWWNDRNGNAKTFWAGDNTDVHLCQCGLDGNCVDPFTKCNCDSAASVPLTDDGVITDKEVLPVTRLNYGRTQLETSSGIHQLGRFECTGQVAVTGMPTSCEDIWRMGHTLSGLYSVLGIAMVERVYCDFAKLPSDAGFQRWIGFEDLKSSPTYFYVKKTSPFNQVGVPVPFEIVELNVGGAMNESTWIFTAPRPGKYFFSASGIAFLPSSASGVALRIRLMKNGNPMSNGYADEANTSGEYETFSLQSTLSLQAGDQIWLEILQIDPGVTLHNSLNSYTHFNGFLIEEDISQSLATFV, via the exons atggcTAAATTGGAATTCTTATTAATCCATTTGAgtctttgtttgttattttcggtTTGGCAGACCAGCGCTGCTCTCAGTCTGGAAGACCAAGTGAAACGACTAACTGAAAATTAC GTAAGCTTGTATGAAGTTGTGGCGACAAAGAATGTTCAACTGGAAACCAAAGTTATGGCACTGGAGACCAAAGTTGCGGCACTGGAGGCCAAAAACGTTGAACTGGAAACCAAAGTTCAATACCAC GATATTTTAGTGGAGAAATTTGCTCGGCTAGAAATTGCTCTGCAACGTCAAACAACAAGTCAATTATCAGTTAAAAATTCTTTGCCGAGAACTTGTCGAGAGGCTCGGGCAGCTGATCCATCGCTGAATTCCGGCATGTACTGGATCGATCCTGACGGACAAGGAGTTGGCGATGCTCCGATTTACGTCTACTGTGACATGGCGAAAG GATCGACTGCTATTCCGCACGACAGTGAGTCACCGATGGATGTTGGACACTGCGCTGATCCTGGATGTTATTCCAGGACGATTAGTTACAACGCCAGTAGTCGACAAATTACAGCGCTGGCTCAACTCTCCACGGAATGCCATCAGTCAATTAAA TACAATTGCAATTTTGCACCGCTGGAGCTCAATACCATCACGTACGCCTGGTGGAATGACAGAAATGGAAATGCCAAAACTTTCTGGGCCGGTGACAACACGGACGTCCATCTTTGCCAGTGCggattggatggaaattgCGTCGATCCTTTCACCAAATGCAACTGCGACTCCGCCGCTTCAGTGCCATTAACCGATGATG GAGTCATCACTGATAAGGAAGTTCTGCCCGTCACGAGACTCAATTATGGCCGAACTCAACTGGAAACTTCGTCCGGGATTCATCAACTAGGACGTTTCGAATGTACCGGCCAAGTGGCCGTCACTGGAATGCCAACTTCGTGTGAAGACATCTGGCGGATGGGACACACTTTGAGCGGATTATATTCCGTCCTGGGAATAGCAATGGTCGAAAGAGTTTACTGTGACTTTGCCAAGTTACCTAGTGACGCGG gTTTCCAGCGCTGGATCGGGTTTGAAGATCTCAAATCATCACCAACTTATTTTTACGTCAAGAAAACCTCACCATTTAATCAAGTTGGAGTTCCAGTTCCATTCGAGATTGTGGAACTGAATGTAGGTGGAGCCATGAACGAATCGACCTGGATTTTCACGGCACCTCGCccgggaaaatattttttctctgcatCTGGAATTGCATTTCTTCCATCTTCTGCATCTGGGGTTGCCTTAAGGATTCGATTGATGAAGAATGGTAATCCTATGTCGAATGGTTACGCTGATGAGGCAAATACCTCTGGTGAAtacgaaacattttctttgcaaTCAACTCTAAGTTTGCAAGCGGGGGATCAAATATGGTTAGAGATTTTGCAGATTGACCCTGGGGTAACACTTCATAACTCACTTAATAGTTACACTCACTTTAATGGATTTCTCATCGAAGAAGATATTTCCCAGTCACTGGCcacatttgtttga